One Arachis hypogaea cultivar Tifrunner chromosome 18, arahy.Tifrunner.gnm2.J5K5, whole genome shotgun sequence genomic window, GTCTGAATCTTCATCCAATAATTGATTTGTTTTTGCTGTGCTATACAGATATGTAAATAGCTTTGGAAGTCCACTTCTTGGTATGCCTCCTCCCTCATCTGATATctacaataattaataatttaatatcattCACACCAACCACTTAATAATTAAGACAAAGAACCTCATCAATAGCACCAATAACATGCAAAAAATCAAGGTCAAAATTCAGATAATAAATTTTAGCTTGTGGTACACCCTGTGACATGGGTTTTGCATTGGTGATTATCTTAGAAGTTTTGCTAAAGGAACTACTTAAGGAATAAACAAGAGAGTTTGTatggtaaaataaaataagttcaacTGATCAATCGTTGAATAGAATAACAGTTTATAGCTCCTTCATATTCCCTAACTAGTATGCTAAGCAAATGCTTCATTTTTAACAATCATTTGGCAGTTGACAATAACATTGCTAGTAAGCTAGAGTTAAGATTAAAGAATAATTTACAAATTAGATTAAGTCAGTTGAGAATCATCCCTTCATCATCAAGTGCACATTTTTGCTCCTTATCAATGAGAGACTTTTGCAACGGCCACCACGTTTAATAATGCTTCCTTTCGCTTTGATTTGTTCAATTATAAATATTTCTCACAAAATATTTCAGATTTCACTTGGTATATGTATATTTCAAACATTCAGTGTTTTAAAGTTTCATCATTAAAGAGAATAGagaatttttattacttttatgttaaaattttataaagtCGTATTATATCTTTAGAAAATATTGTCATTAACTTAATAACAACTATGCTTCGGGACAACAGCTATTCCTTCTTAGTTCTTACCTTAAAATTGTTATATTCTTACTTTCGGGACAACTATGCTTCAGGACATCAGTTTTTTAACAACCAGAAACATAAAGTAATATCCTATTTTATAGATACAAAGTTAGACTTCAATCATGAAAAGATGCAAAGAAAAAGTCCATGTTGGAGAAATAATTGTGCACACAAGGGCATATATCCACAACTTAATATATGATAACTCATGCATTCTCATAAAAAACACGTGTGACTAAACATTATGCAGAAAGTAGGAATCACATTTTTCAGTTGAATTCATTGAATTTGGCTAAATACCTTTATGGTAACATCTTCTATTCCATCAGCAATAATGATTCTAACGGGAGGTGCAACTCTGTCATCATCCACAAATCGCTCTTGGACAGCTCGCAATGAATTCTTAACCAACTCAAATACCATATGATGCAAGTGACTTGGAACATACCTGatgtgaaaagaaaaaagaaacaacaaCAGCATTTCTATTGTATAagcagaaaataaacaagaaaattgaaTCCACCATTGAAGTAAGAAGGTAGTTACGGACGGAAAAGTAAAATCAGGATCGCCATATATTGTTACTTCTGGTGCATTGCCATATTCGCGATAACACATAGCTCGCGCATCTTCAATGGCATTCCTAGTCACATCCAATGGAGACATTTTTGTGTGTATACAACCAACACAATTTGGATTTGGATTAGTTTTGTGCAATTCTAAATGTTGCCCTGTTCCAACACGTTAAACATGAAAAAGGGACAGAGATAAACATACACTACTTTACTAGATTTTGAACCACTACCAAATTTGGAGCCAACAAaacttaaaaagaaattaaatattttttgaattagcACTAACCAATAAGCATACGGATTCCAATTCTTGACAGGAAAAAGCGGTCAAGGAACTCATGAATCTCAGTATGATCTTCAATAGCAGTATTTGCATTCATAATTCTCTTTAATTGCAAAACACCCAAGGCCATTGTTGGCACCACATTGTCATGCCTCACCTTAATAGCCTTGATTATCTTAGTGAATTCTTTCTCATCACTCATGTCTTTTATCTCACGAAAAGATCTAAGATCACGGAACGAATCCAAGTACCAATCTCTAACCTATAAATCACAAAACGCAGCACAATCAAAGATGAAATTGAAGATCAATAATTACCACAAAGTAAGAAACCCTATTATGCACAAATAATGTAACACTTATTAAATCTGCgacttatttttgttaaaattgtcGTATTTACCTACCAACAAGATTCGTATTGGTATAAATGCAACATAGAAGAAAAGTAAAAGCAACGATAGTGTAATGTGCCTTGAGAACAGCAGGTTTTTGAGATAAGCCACAAGGAAGATTCTCGAGCTCGATGGATCTTCGTGCAATTCTAACGGGAAGCTCAATGTGAAGAAACTGAGCAGAGAGGAGGAGGTTCTTGTCAGTAGGGTTGGACCCGAATTCCATCATGTACTTTAAGGTCACACCGTGTTGTTTCATGGATCCCCACTGGTGCACCTCTTCCATCACTTTCTTTGAGATTCTCGTTGCCATGCATGGTAGCTCTGTAGTCCTGCTTCTTttgcaacaaaaacaaaaaaacaatttCGCTCAACAATACATGTGGTTACAATTATTTATAATCAGGGCTTAAAAAAGtaattattatatgttttatAGTGTAATATAATTTGGCTGTTTTATGAGTAAAATTCGTTAAACGGATTTATTAGCTAGCAGCCTAGCAGTGATTTATTCTTTTTAATGAATTGCACATTCTAAAATTTTATGTTGCAGCCAATGATTGAATGGCACTAATTAGATGCTATCTATAATCAATAGTCTAATTAGATGctataatcaattattaaataatagtGTTTTTAAAGATATCAATGGCTTTAATCAGACGTTGAAATCATCATTGCACTATTGGTAATAATTAACTAGATTTAGAGTTATGCAATGCAAAAATCTAATACTATAAACTTTCTATACATAGTcgtttacataattaaaaataatagaggAGATTTTGATTTCACAATTAATTATAAAGTAATCTATAtaattcttaaaataaaaaattatattataataataaagtctataatataataaaatgataataatatagataaatcatcaaaattatccgaatattttttttgataaaaatattttaaattttattattaataaaaatatcttcaaattatttaaaaacatgACAATAATGTATACCTGAAATCTTTTACATTAATGAAAAATAGTGATGCGACAAATACATCTTCTTATGTGGCAAATAAAATCTTGATATTAGCAAGTAGATCACGTCATGTTTTTTCATTAACGAGCATGTCTCTTATTATATTGGGAATTTCTGacacatttttaattatttaaaaatatttttattgataacaaaattaaatttgttttttcaAAGTCAGATAATTCTATTCATgaaatgaaagaaacatataggtGTCCATATATGGGACaaataaaagaaatggaaaacTCCCAACACTTTACTATAAaggtaatattatataataatctaataagaGATAAATAAAGTAAAGTACTCATCAATTAGAAAGTGAGAATTTTTTAAACTCTTTCTGCAGCTTCAAAGCCGACGCCAATATCTCTTCCACACTAGTTGATACATTATCAAAGATGAACTTGTTCCTAGTTTTCCATAAGGACCAGCTCAAAATCTCCATCATCATTCTCTGAGAGGAGTTATTGGGTTGGGTACGCAAGGGTCCCATTCTCAAGTTCCACTCGACATAGAAATCAGAGTCTTCGGTGCTCCTTCTAGTAACTGTTAAGTTCATTTTTGACCAAATTTCCTTTGATTTTACACAATGGAAGATGCAATGGTTGATTGTTTCTAGAAATTATAGGCATCTTCAGCAGATAGGTTGAATCAATGGGATGCGATGAAGCTTTTGCAGCACTGGAAACTTTTCATGGAAGCCCCTCTAAAGAAAAATCTTAATCTTCCCTAGGATTTTCATCTTCCACAATTCTTGCCACAAATTTCGTTGTCTCATAATCTCTGGGCAAAATTCAATGGGAGGATGCGAGAACCCTTAAACCACACGGTACCCAGTACTCACTTCATACAAACCACTTTTATTAAGGGCCCAATAAATTTTATCTTCTCCACCCCCAATTGTTGTTGCTAGCACACGCTGACTAGTGTCCTaaaaaaaatacttctaattAGAGTTTGATTCCACTGACCATTAGAAAGTATTAAGTCTCTGACCATCAATAGTGGTTGATTTTGTAGATTGAAAGGTTTAAATGAAGAAACAACATAAGGATATGGAGGAGTAAGCCAAAGATCACTGAAGATTCGGATACTGAATCCATCACCAACTTGCCAAACCAACCCCTTTTCAACAATCCTACACCCTTCCAACCGATGGACTAGTACTTTAGAAATAATCTTATACACAACTGAGGAAAGGCTGATAGGTCTAACCTGTGTCATATCCTTTGCATCAGGAAACTTATGAATGAGACAGATTTGTGTATGGTTGAAGCTTTTTAGTAGTCACCACTGACAAAGAAACTGCGGACAGCCTTAAAAACATCCTCCCCTACTAAACTCCAGTAGAATTGAAAGAATTTAGCCGTAAATCCATCATCACCAGGGGCGCTTTGGGGGTGAACACTAAAGACCGTACGTTTTACCTCATCAAAACTGACCGGTCTAGTTAATTTTCTGTTCATGGTTACTGAAACTTTGGTTTCAAAATCTTTGAATGCATGTGCCGAATTAGCTTGGTTAATCAATGTGAAGATATCCTTGAAGTATGTTTCAGCTACTTGTGCAATTTTCTCACAGGTGGTAGCATACGTACCATCATTCGTTTCCAGTTTCCCAATTTTATTTCTTCGGATTCTGGATTGGAATGATTGGTGAAAGAAATTTTTATTTCTGTCCCCTTCTTTTAGCCATTTTACACGAGATTTCTCCTTCCAATAGCTTTCCTCCCTAGAGTAAGCATCTTCAAGTTTATTTTCCAAGGCTTCAACCTGTTCTCCCCCTATAATACCCTCCTCTCTGAGAATTTCAAGTTGTGATGTGAGTTCACCAATGTCCTTCTTCGAATTAGATTTATTCTGCTGCTGCCATTGAACAATACGGTGCCTACaatgctttaatttttttttagccAAAACAAACATTGTTGAGCCATCCACCCATTCCTTCCAAGTTTCAGTGATAATTACCCTAATTTCTTCTAAACCACACCATCTCTCCTGAAACTTAAACCTCTGATTAGATTTTTCTATGACCGGATTTGTATTAAGGAGGATAGGCGCATGATCTGAACCATTTTCTGCAAGTCGAGATAGCGACGCTGATGGAAAACAATCCATCCACTCACCCTTTGCAAGTGCACGGTCAAGCCGCTCCTTGATTTGGTCCTGCCCTCATCGCCTATTAGTCCAGGTGAACCTTCTCCCAATCATACCCAAGTCCTTTAGTCCACCACCTTTAATAAAATTCAGAAATTCAGAAATAGATTAAGCTGATTTTAACCCCCCTCATTCCTTCTCATCGAGGCTCACTATAGTATTAAAATCACCCATAATTATAACTTTTCCAAAGAAACCTTGTACAAAAGAGGAAAGTTCTGTGTATTGGGTAGACCGAATCCCATCCAAGCTATTTAAATGTACCCCAATTAGCCCCCAAAAATAGTTCAAAGCATGATCAGTTACCTTGGCAGCTATGAAAAACTCTTTTTAAACAAGAATCTCAAACCGGTGTTCCCTCCTTCCATGCTAAAACCAATCCACCAGCTGTACCCGTCGGACTAACAATCCTCCAATCCGTAAAATGACAAGATCTCAACTTACTTTCTACCAGATgagattatttttttgtttcacatAGAAACACAATCTCGGAAGAGCGGGATTGACACATTCCTTTATGGTTATGAACTATCAGGGGTCTTCCAAAACCGCGATAATTCCATGAAAGAACTCTCATGGCAAATTAAAaggaaagaataaagaaaggattAAAGAAAGAAGTTGACAAAAACAAACATTGACCTAGATGGCACAAAAATTCTGTTTTGGGAAAAACCCTAGCAGAACAAGTTGAAAAAGTATGTACTACTTACGTGAAAAAACCTAAACGGCGCTCCAGAGGGTATAATAACCGAAGCCCACCAGTGGTTCACTTTAttcctaaatttaaaaaatttttgtcaACACCAAGATAATCCAAATACATTTTTTGCAATTTAccctaataatataataaaaataactctgtcaatatatatatatatatatatatatatatatatatatatatatatatatatatatatatatatatataaaagtatttgtttaagtagaattttttattttggacgTCACTTCTTCACTTTTCTGCTTTTTGGATGGGTGCTCTCCCCCGAGTGAAGGCATAAGCCGTAGACAGTCACTAGTTTGATCGCTATGCCATTCTCGGCAACGATGTGGTGATAGCTGATCGACGAGTTGCTTCGGTCTACCTTGTTGAATCATCTACATTGATTGAGGACTCGATGTCAGAATGCATTCTTCCCTGTTGTAGAAGTTTTTGTTTaagtagaattttttatttttaaaacaaaaaattgtatcataaataaattttgtactataatacaagggattttttaaataaataatttaattattttatttaccgAAATATGTAATTTGTAGCGTATTTACTAATTTATATCACATTgatttatctcgtttatagtgtaaacgagatacattcataattatctcgtttacactataaataagATATGTGtatgattataaaaaaattacaattaaaataatatcaaatttctTAAAAACCAACTCATTTGAATTAACACTCATAGTTATCAAAACTGAACCGATAATTGACCTGATTATACGATTGGGTCactgggtcactggttcaacTGATAGGTCACTGATTTATCCAGTTGACCcagttataattaaataaaaatataaaattataaaataaaattaaaattaaatgcatatttttaaaaaattatattaataacaatcaaatatcaattcttaaatataatttatggtgcaaaaaaaataataaattagcaAAAAAACTCTACATCCATGTAAAAATTATATGGATGTTATCCAAGTTCGTTTCACTCCATGCCCCGCACAGTGGTTTGTGTGACACGCACCTAAAACAAACGTATATAACCTAATCCTTATTTTGCGTCACTAACCTTTCTCAACGTAAACCTTTCGATACAACATCAACCTTTTTTTGCGTTAAATTTGTTGCTCTactgtttttgtgtttttcttctctgcattaTGAATTTAGATTGACTTCAACGTAATTAGCTTCgtcgttcatcttcttcttcgttttcttctttgatttgcacttctgaattgaaacaatgaatgaatcaacttcaaatcaaTTGAATGAGTGCGATTTGGAAAATTCTTCCGAAATGTATCAATTTaatgaggtttggattattgaattttgaatctaattcaatggaatgaaattgctaattttatttgaagagaattgaatggactgaggtgatctttatctaaattgaattgaattgaattgataatatgtaattgTGAGTGTGAGTAACTGTGACTACCTGTGAGTAATTGTGAGTAACTTTTCGGTTCGGTGAGTACTAAAGAGTTGGTTCACCATGTTCATGTTTTCAGTTCGGTAAGCAGAAAGGAGTCTACAAAAAAATTGGACGAATATATTCTGTTTTGTTCCCTAagcactatataattgtttcaccgtaattaagatttcggttcaccatAATTAAGATTTCAGTTCACTATGCAGACCAGCTGTGTTGTGGATGAAAAATTTGTTCCAAAGGTGGGAATGATTTTCAAGACATTAGAAGAAGCTGGAAAGTTCTACAAACATTATTCCAAACTTGCCGGTTTTTCTACTAAAATAAGGAACACGACTCGGGATGGAgacaagattaagaatcaactaattgtATGCTCGAGAGAGGGGAGGTGGAAATCAAAGATATCTCCAACTTTCAAAACAAACCCTTTAGCTGGGTTAAATTATCCGGCCAGAATTTACGTACACATAATGAAGGATGTTGGTCTTTGGACAATTTCTAAAGTTGTTTTGAATCACTCATATCCTTGTTGTCCAGACCAGGCTgagatgctcaaacaacacagggAGCTTAGCATGTTCGTGCGTCGCACCATCGAAACCCACAAAGAAGCCAGAATCAGACTGAGCAAAAGTGAGATCATTAGTGAGTGATTAAGTTTTGCCTTGGCATCTCATTAGTAATTGAGTGATTAAGTGTTGTTTGAGATCTTtgtactatatgatcattagtgtttaagtgtctatgtcttaaagctatgaatgtcctatgaatccatcacctctcttaaatgaaaaatgttctaaaaataaaagaacaagaagtacatgatttcgaattcatccttgaaattagtttaattattttgatgtggtgacaatactttttgttttctgaatgaatgcttgaacagtgcatatgtcttttgaatttgctgtttatgaatgttaaaattgttggctcttgaaagaatgatgaaaaaggaaaaatgttgttgatgatctgaaaaatcataaaattgattcttgaagcaagaaaaagcagtgaaaaagcaaaagcttgcaaaaaaaattttggcaaaaataaaagaaaaaaagaaaaaaaagaaagaaaaagaaaaagcaagcagaaaaagccaagagctctttaaaccaaaaggcaagagcaaaaagccagtaaccctttaaaccaaaactcaagggtgaaaaggatccaaggctataggagggcctaaaggaataaaatcctggcctaagcgactaaaccaagctgtccctaaccatgtgcttgtggcacgaaggtgtcaagtaaaaacttgagactgagcagttaaagtcgtggtccaaagcaaaaagattgtgcttaagagctctggacacctctaagtagggactctagcaaagctgagtcacaatctgaaaaggttcacccagttatgtgtctgtggcatttatgtatccggtggtaatactggaaaacaaaatgcttagggtcacggccaagactcataaagtagctatgttcaagaatcaacatacagaactaggagaatcaataacactatctgaattctgagttcctatagatgccaatcattctgaacttcaagggataaagtgagatgccaaaactgttcagaggcaaaaagctactagtcccgctcatataattggagctaagtttcattgatattttggaatttatagtatattctcttctttttatcctatttgattttcagttgcttggggacaagcaacaatttaagtttggtgttgtgatgagcggataatttatacgcttttttggcattgtttttagtatgtttttagtatattttagttagtttttattatgtttttattagtttttaaataaaaatcacatttctggactttactatgagtttgtgtgtttttctatgatttcaggtattttctggctgaaattgagggacctgagcaaaaatctgattcagaggctgaaaaaggactgcagatgctgttggattctgacctccttgcactcgaagtagattttctggagctaaagaatcccaattgatgcgctctcaattgcgttggaaagtagacatcatgggctttccagcaatatataatagtccatactttgctcgagatttgatggcccaaactggtgttccacgtcagcatagaaattctggcgtcaaaacgccagaactggcataaaagctggagttaaacgcccaaactggcacaaaagctggc contains:
- the LOC112773136 gene encoding pyruvate dehydrogenase (acetyl-transferring) kinase, mitochondrial isoform X2, producing MATRISKKVMEEVHQWGSMKQHGVTLKYMMEFGSNPTDKNLLLSAQFLHIELPVRIARRSIELENLPCGLSQKPAVLKVRDWYLDSFRDLRSFREIKDMSDEKEFTKIIKAIKVRHDNVVPTMALGVLQLKRIMNANTAIEDHTEIHEFLDRFFLSRIGIRMLIGQHLELHKTNPNPNCVGCIHTKMSPLDVTRNAIEDARAMCYREYGNAPEVTIYGDPDFTFPYVPSHLHHMVFELVKNSLRAVQERFVDDDRVAPPVRIIIADGIEDVTIKISDEGGGIPRSGLPKLFTYLYSTAKTNQLLDEDSDLGIANTVTMAGYGHGLPISRLYAKYFGGDLQILSMEGYGTDAYLHLCRLGDSEEPLP
- the LOC112773136 gene encoding pyruvate dehydrogenase (acetyl-transferring) kinase, mitochondrial isoform X1, which encodes MATRISKKVMEEVHQWGSMKQHGVTLKYMMEFGSNPTDKNLLLSAQFLHIELPVRIARRSIELENLPCGLSQKPAVLKVRDWYLDSFRDLRSFREIKDMSDEKEFTKIIKAIKVRHDNVVPTMALGVLQLKRIMNANTAIEDHTEIHEFLDRFFLSRIGIRMLIGQHLELHKTNPNPNCVGCIHTKMSPLDVTRNAIEDARAMCYREYGNAPEVTIYGDPDFTFPSVTTFLLQWWIQFSCLFSAYTIEMLLLFLFSFHIRYVPSHLHHMVFELVKNSLRAVQERFVDDDRVAPPVRIIIADGIEDVTIKISDEGGGIPRSGLPKLFTYLYSTAKTNQLLDEDSDLGIANTVTMAGYGHGLPISRLYAKYFGGDLQILSMEGYGTDAYLHLCRLGDSEEPLP